In Erwinia pyrifoliae DSM 12163, the genomic window AATACGGTTTTTTACCGGATTAATTTCAAACATGGTTTTGAGATCTTTTTAGGTGATCGAAAAGGGCTTAAATGTAACCATGCAGTTTAACTGAAATAGCGCGCGGTTTGTAGTATTGAACACGCTTTGCCTGGCCGTGCCGCCATGAAATGGAGAACCGGGATGTCTGTCACCGATGCCCTGCTGGCCTTTACCCTTGCTGCTGCTCTGCTAACCCTGACGCCGGGGCTGGATACGGCGCTGATTTTACGCACTTCGACGGCAGAAGGAACGCGCAAAGCAATCGAGGCTCAGCTGGGGATTAATGCTGGCTGTCTGGCCTGGGCGACCGCTGTCGCCTTCGGACTGGGCGCACTGCTTGCCGTCTCTGAACTGGCCTACAGCCTGCTGAAATGGTGCGGTGCCGCGTATCTCGCCTGGCTGGGTATGCAAATGCTGTTAAAACCACGCAGCCAGATGGGCGCAGTCAGACTGGCACCGGGTGAACAGAACTGGTTTCTGCGCGGCTTTTTTGGCAACCTGCTGAATCCGAAGGTCGGTATCTTCTACGTCTCCTTCCTGCCGCAATTTATTCCAGCCGGACATTCGCCAATACTGTGGAGCTTTGGACTGGTACTGATCCATATAATGCTCGGCACCCTGTGGTCGGGTCTGCTGATCGGCTGTACGCGCCGACTGTCCGGCGCGCTGAAACGTGAGAAGGTTGTGAAGTGGCTGGATCGCACCACTGGCGGCGTGTTCCTGCTGTTTGCCGCGAAGCTGGCGCTCAGCCGCCGACCGGGGTAATCCCAAACAGCTGAGCTAAAGCGCCCAGAGATGGTCGATTATCAGCTGCACGCTTCGCGTGCCACGGAACTCATTGACGTCGAGTCTATAGGCCAGCTCGACCTGCTTCACGCTTGGATCCGGCCATAGCGCGGTATCGACGTTAAAAGCAATACCGTCCAGCAACGGCCCGCCGCCAATAGGCTCTATCATCACCTTCAGGTGGCGTTCCCCCACCAGCCGCTGCTGTAGCAGCCTGAACTTGCCGTCGAAGGTCGGTTCCGGGAATGCCTGCCCCCAGGGACCGGCTTCACGCAGCAGTTCAGCGGTGGGCAAGGTTAACTCCTGCGCCATCAGCTCGCCGTCGGACCACACCACGCCCTGTAGCGATTCCGCATCCAGCCAGTCGCCGACCAGATCGGCAAAGCGCTGGCGGAATTCGTCAAATTTTGCCTCTTCCAGTGACAACCCCGCCGCCATCGCGTGGCCGCCGAATTTGGCAATCAGCCCCGGATGCCGCGTATCCAGCCGCTCAAGGACATCGCGCATATGCAGCCCGGCAATGGAACGGCCGGAGCCTTTCAGCATGCCGTCCCCTGCCGGAGCGAAAGCAATCACCGGACGGTGAAAACGCTCTTTCAGCCGGGAGGCAAGAATACCCACCACGCCCTGATGCCATTCAGGGTGATACATGGCAATGCCCAGCGGCAGCGCTTCGCTGGCGTTCTCCAGACGGTTGCACAGCGCCAGCGCTTCCGACTGCATTCCCTGCTCAATCTCTTTACGCGTTTGGTTGAGCGCATCCAGTTCGCTGGCCAGCATCCGCGCCTGCCCAAGATCCTCACTGAGAAGCAGCGCCACCCCAACCGACATATCGTCCAGCCGACCGGCAGCATTCAGCCGTGGACCAAGAGCAAAACCTAAATCACTGGCCGCCAGCTGTCGGGCATCGCGGTTAGCAATCTCCAGCAGTGCGCGAATGCCGGGACGGCACTTACCGGCGCGAATGCGGCTCAGCCCCTGCCACACCAGGATGCGGTTGTTGGCATCCAGCGGCACCACATCGGCAACGGTGCCGAGCGCCACTAAATCCAGCAGTTCCGCCAGGTTCGGCAACCCGTTCACGCCGCTGTCACGCAGCCGGGCGCGCAGCGCCAGCATCAGGTAAAACGCCACCCCCACCCCCGCCAGCGCGCGCGAAGGGAATGCGCAGTCACTGAGGTTAGGATTCACAATAGCGTCCGCATCAGGCAGGATCTCGCCCGGCAGATGGTGATCGGTAACCAGCACCGCAATGCCTTTCTGATGAGCCAGCGCCACACCGGCAAGCGATGAGATACCGTTATCGACGGTAACAATCAGCTGCGCACCGCGTGCCGCCGCCTGCTCTACCACTTCAGGACTAAGACCGTAGCCGTCATCAAAGCGGTTGGGCACCAGATATTTGACGTTCTGCGCGCCCATACCGCGCAGCGACAGAACGGCCAGCGCGGTACTGGTCGCGCCGTCTGCGTCAAAATCACCCACGATCATAATGCACTGGTTGTCGGCTAACGCGTGTTGCAAGAGGGTGACCGCCTTTTCAATCCCGCTAAGGGATTGGAAAGGATGCAAATTTTTCGCTCCGCGCTCCAGTTCACTGGCACAGGAAACGCCACGATGAGCGTACAGACGGCGTAATAACGGGTTCAGATCGGCGGGAAGTGCGGCAACGTCCGCCGCCTCACGGCGACGGAGTTCAGTTTTACTGTTCACAAAAATCAGTCACCATTTTTCTGGCCATCAAGGAATTTCTTCAGTTCCTGCGCTCCCTGGTAGCCAGGGACCAGCGTGCCGTCCTGCAACAGCATGGCCGGAGTACCCTGAATACCGTACTGGGCGCCCAGTTTGAATTGCTGTGCAAGGTCAATCTTGCAGTCGGTCGCCTTCACGTCTTCACCTTTCATTGCCGCATCAAGCGCCTTGTTACGATCGGCGGCACACCAGATGGATTTCATTTTTTTCGCTACCGGGCCTTCCATCCCTTCACGCGGGAAGGCCAGATAGCGTACGGTGATCCCCAGCGCGTTATAGTCCGCCATCTGCTGATGCAGCTTATGGCAGTAACCACAGGTGATATCGGTAAACACCGTCACCACATGCTGCTCTTTCGCCGCTTTGTAAACGATCATCTCTTTACTCAGCGCGTCCACTTTCTTTTCCAGCAGCTTATTGGTGACGTTAACCGGGCGGCCGCCGCTGACATCATAAAGCGGCCCCTGGATGAAATGCTTGCCGTCATCGGTGATGTACAGCACACCGCTTTCACTCAGCACGGTTTTAAAACCCGGCAGCGGCGCAGGCTGGATCTCGGTCTGCTGTAAGCCCAGCTTGCTCAACGACTGCTGAATCGCTGCATCATCAGCGTTCGCCAGACCACTGGCTGCGGCTAATATCACCGAAAGTAACAGGTAATGCTTTTTCATAACTATGTCCTTATCGCCTTACATATGGGCTGTTTTAATGCTGATTCAGGCGCGTGGATGGTGCTGCTGATGCAGCTGTCGCAGACGCTCTGTCGCTACATGGGTATAAATCTGTGTCGTTGATAAATCGCTGTGACCTAATAACATCTGTACGACACGTAAATCTGCCCCGTGGTTCAACAAATGGGTTGCAAAAGCATGGCGCAGAACGTGGGGTGACAGTTTGTCGCTGTCGATACCCGCCAGTGTGGCGTAATGTTTGATGCGATGCCAGAAGGTTTGACGCGTCATTTGTTTCGCGCGGTTACTGGGGAACAACACGTCAATCGTCTGTCCATTAAGCAGCCACGGGCGGCCATACTCAATATACTGCTCGATCCAGTGCACCGCCTCTTCGCCCATCGGCACCAGGCGTTCTTTATTTCCTTTACCGATCACCCGTACCACCCCCTGACGCAGACTGATATCACTCAGGGTCAGACCGACCAGTTCCGTCACGCGCAGACCGGTGGCGTACAACAGTTCCAGCATCGCCTTATCGCGCAGTTCAATCGGCTGTTCCAGGCATGGTGCCTGTAATAATCTTTCTACCTGGGCTTCCGACAGATCCTTCGGCAGCCGCTGCGGCAGCTTGGGTGAGGAAAGCAGCGCGCTGGGGTCGTCTTCACGCAGCTTTTCCCGATAGAGGTACTGAAACAGACGGCGCATCGCGCTAAGCAGGCGCGCAGAACTGGTGGCTTTATAGCCACCCTCCAGGCGCTGCGCCAGGAACTCCTGCAGATTGAACACCTCAACGTTCAACAGCGACAGCTGCTGGTGCGCCAGCCAGTCACCGAGTGAGCGCAGATCGAGGCGATAAGAATCCACGGTATTTTGCGCCAGATTGCGCTCGATCCACAGGGCATCAAGAAATTGCTCAATCAGATCGTTATCCTGCACCACTTTCCCCTTTCCGCACCTTAAACGCGACAACATGGTGTTGAGCGCGTTTATCACTCAATTTCTGTCCAAATATCAGGCAGTCATGCCGACAGGTGCCTATTATGCCTTATTTATGTGCCTCTCTGATATCATTGCTGGATGGCTCTAAGGAAAATAAGGTGGGCCGAGGGACGAGGTAAGTGATTCGGGTCACCATTTAATATAGGTCAATATCGGTCAATAGTTCAATACACCGGCCTTAACGATGAGTTTATTTTATTGATGGAGTAGGTATGTTTATTGGCATTCTGTTCGCGCTGGCGGCTGGCATGATGTGGGGGCTGATCTTCGTCGGGCCGGTCATTGTACCGGATTACCCGGCAGCGCTGCAGTCGACTGCTCGTTATCTGGCGTTTGGGCTTGTTGCGTTACCGCTGGCCTGGTTCGACCGCCGCCGGCTGCGGCGTTTAACCCCCGCAGACTGGCTGGAGGCGTTGAAACTGACGGTTATTGGCAACCTGCTGTATTACTTCTGTCTGGCCAGCGCCATTCAGCGTACGGGCGCGCCGGTCTCAACCATGATTATTGGTACATTACCGGTGGTCATCTCCGTGGCGGCCAACCTGTTTTACGGCCACGAGGAAGGACAGCTGTCCTGGCGAAAATTAACCCCGGCGCTGTTGGTCATTTCGCTGGGGCTGGTGTTGGTCAATATTGCCGAGTTAAAGGCGAACGAGGCACCGGTTGACCCGTGGCGTTATGGCAGCGGTTTGGCGCTGGCCGTTATCGCAGTGGGATGCTGGACGTGGTTTCCTTTGCGTAACGCTCGCTGGCTGCGCAAGAATCCGGGAACACGGCCTGCCACCTGGGCCACGGCACAGGGCGTGGTCACGTTCCCGCTGGCGCTGCTCGGCTATATCGCCGTTTGTGGACAACTGAGCGTCACTGATACCGTATTTGCCTTGCCGTTCGGCCCACGGCCTGAAGTGTTTATTCCACTGATGCTCGCCATTGGCGTGCTTTGTTCGTGGATTGGCGCACTCTGTTGGAACGAAGCCAGTCAACGTTTGCCAACCGTTTTAGTGGGGCCTTTGATTGTCTTCGAAATTCTTGCCGGGTTGGCATATACTTTCTTGCTGCGCCAGGCGTGGCCTCCGTTACTTACCTTAGCCGGTATTGCCTGTCTGGTCGCCGGGGTTATCGGTGCTATGCGAGTCAAACCGGGGGCGCTGAAAGCCAGGATTTAACAGCATCAATTCGTCCATGTGGTCACGAAATTTTAAAGAACTTATATGAAAATCGGTCTGTTTTACGGCTCCAGCACCTGTTACACCGAGATGGCAGCAGAGAAAATTCGCGACTTTATCGGCGAAGATCTGGTCACGCTGCACAACCTGAAAGATGACTCGCCTGAACTGATGGAACAGTATGATTTGCTGATCCTTGGCATTCCAACCTGGGATTTTGGCGAGTTGCAGGAAGACTGGGAAGCGATCTGGACCGATCTGCCCAGACTCAACCTGCAGGGCAAAATCGTGGCGCTGTATGGCATGGGCGACCAGGGGGAATACAGCGAGTGGTTCCTCGATGCGCTGGGCATGCTGCATGAGGTGCTGACGCCTTCCGGCGTGCAGTTTGTCGGTTACTGGCCGCTGTCCGGTTATGAGTTCACCAGTAACAAACCCCTTACCGCCGACGGCAAGCGGTTTGTCGGCCTGGCGCTGGACGATATCAACCAGTTTGAGCAGACCGATGAGCGTATCGCCCAGTGGTGTGAGCAGATCCTGACCGAGATGGCGCAACTCCTGTAGCCGGGCTGCTCCGGCTGCGTCACTCCAGACGCTTTGGTCATCCACCAGGCGATCGGTGAAGCGTTCACGGTTGGTTCTGCCTGGCCGGAAAGCAGGCCTGGCAGAACCAACCAGCGGCCGGCGCTATCCATTCCCCTGCTCCTTATTGTTCAGCAACTGCATACGTAACCGACGCCAGTGACTGTCTGCCATGCCGTCGGCGAACAGCCACAGCCGTTCACGCTCCCCTTTGGCATCACGCAGTGACAGCAGGATCGCCTGCCGGGTAAGCCACGGGCGGGAAAGGATGCGCCACTCGCGCTGCCGCCAGCGTAGCGCATGTCCGCCCAACAGGGCGACATCACCCTGGCGGCGGCGGATGCGCCGCCGGCTGCGTATGCACTCCAGCAGTACCAAAACCAGCAACAGCATCCGTACCAGGCCAGCGCTGGCGGGCCATGCAGGCAGTAGCAGCGCCAGCATCACTGCCCCATGCAGCAGCAGCGAAAGCCGCTGTGCCAGCTTTGACTGACGCAGTTCACATTGCCACAGGACCACGTTGTTTATTTCTCTGCTGGATAAGCAACACCATCCTTTTCAGCTCCGCATCTGCCGGCTCTCCGTGATTCATCAGCCAGTTAAACAGATCCGGATCGTCGCTCTCTAACAGGCGGACAAACAGACGCTTATCGCCATCGTTC contains:
- a CDS encoding DMT family transporter, with amino-acid sequence MFIGILFALAAGMMWGLIFVGPVIVPDYPAALQSTARYLAFGLVALPLAWFDRRRLRRLTPADWLEALKLTVIGNLLYYFCLASAIQRTGAPVSTMIIGTLPVVISVAANLFYGHEEGQLSWRKLTPALLVISLGLVLVNIAELKANEAPVDPWRYGSGLALAVIAVGCWTWFPLRNARWLRKNPGTRPATWATAQGVVTFPLALLGYIAVCGQLSVTDTVFALPFGPRPEVFIPLMLAIGVLCSWIGALCWNEASQRLPTVLVGPLIVFEILAGLAYTFLLRQAWPPLLTLAGIACLVAGVIGAMRVKPGALKARI
- the recJ gene encoding single-stranded-DNA-specific exonuclease RecJ gives rise to the protein MNSKTELRRREAADVAALPADLNPLLRRLYAHRGVSCASELERGAKNLHPFQSLSGIEKAVTLLQHALADNQCIMIVGDFDADGATSTALAVLSLRGMGAQNVKYLVPNRFDDGYGLSPEVVEQAAARGAQLIVTVDNGISSLAGVALAHQKGIAVLVTDHHLPGEILPDADAIVNPNLSDCAFPSRALAGVGVAFYLMLALRARLRDSGVNGLPNLAELLDLVALGTVADVVPLDANNRILVWQGLSRIRAGKCRPGIRALLEIANRDARQLAASDLGFALGPRLNAAGRLDDMSVGVALLLSEDLGQARMLASELDALNQTRKEIEQGMQSEALALCNRLENASEALPLGIAMYHPEWHQGVVGILASRLKERFHRPVIAFAPAGDGMLKGSGRSIAGLHMRDVLERLDTRHPGLIAKFGGHAMAAGLSLEEAKFDEFRQRFADLVGDWLDAESLQGVVWSDGELMAQELTLPTAELLREAGPWGQAFPEPTFDGKFRLLQQRLVGERHLKVMIEPIGGGPLLDGIAFNVDTALWPDPSVKQVELAYRLDVNEFRGTRSVQLIIDHLWAL
- the fldB gene encoding flavodoxin FldB; the protein is MKIGLFYGSSTCYTEMAAEKIRDFIGEDLVTLHNLKDDSPELMEQYDLLILGIPTWDFGELQEDWEAIWTDLPRLNLQGKIVALYGMGDQGEYSEWFLDALGMLHEVLTPSGVQFVGYWPLSGYEFTSNKPLTADGKRFVGLALDDINQFEQTDERIAQWCEQILTEMAQLL
- the sdhE gene encoding FAD assembly factor SdhE is translated as MDITNKSRIHWACRRGMRELDISIMPFFQYEFDSLNDGDKRLFVRLLESDDPDLFNWLMNHGEPADAELKRMVLLIQQRNKQRGPVAM
- a CDS encoding protein YgfX; the encoded protein is MVLWQCELRQSKLAQRLSLLLHGAVMLALLLPAWPASAGLVRMLLLVLVLLECIRSRRRIRRRQGDVALLGGHALRWRQREWRILSRPWLTRQAILLSLRDAKGERERLWLFADGMADSHWRRLRMQLLNNKEQGNG
- a CDS encoding LysE family translocator → MSVTDALLAFTLAAALLTLTPGLDTALILRTSTAEGTRKAIEAQLGINAGCLAWATAVAFGLGALLAVSELAYSLLKWCGAAYLAWLGMQMLLKPRSQMGAVRLAPGEQNWFLRGFFGNLLNPKVGIFYVSFLPQFIPAGHSPILWSFGLVLIHIMLGTLWSGLLIGCTRRLSGALKREKVVKWLDRTTGGVFLLFAAKLALSRRPG
- the dsbC gene encoding bifunctional protein-disulfide isomerase/oxidoreductase DsbC, producing MKKHYLLLSVILAAASGLANADDAAIQQSLSKLGLQQTEIQPAPLPGFKTVLSESGVLYITDDGKHFIQGPLYDVSGGRPVNVTNKLLEKKVDALSKEMIVYKAAKEQHVVTVFTDITCGYCHKLHQQMADYNALGITVRYLAFPREGMEGPVAKKMKSIWCAADRNKALDAAMKGEDVKATDCKIDLAQQFKLGAQYGIQGTPAMLLQDGTLVPGYQGAQELKKFLDGQKNGD
- the xerD gene encoding site-specific tyrosine recombinase XerD — protein: MQDNDLIEQFLDALWIERNLAQNTVDSYRLDLRSLGDWLAHQQLSLLNVEVFNLQEFLAQRLEGGYKATSSARLLSAMRRLFQYLYREKLREDDPSALLSSPKLPQRLPKDLSEAQVERLLQAPCLEQPIELRDKAMLELLYATGLRVTELVGLTLSDISLRQGVVRVIGKGNKERLVPMGEEAVHWIEQYIEYGRPWLLNGQTIDVLFPSNRAKQMTRQTFWHRIKHYATLAGIDSDKLSPHVLRHAFATHLLNHGADLRVVQMLLGHSDLSTTQIYTHVATERLRQLHQQHHPRA